A genomic segment from Diospyros lotus cultivar Yz01 chromosome 5, ASM1463336v1, whole genome shotgun sequence encodes:
- the LOC127802566 gene encoding uncharacterized protein LOC127802566 has protein sequence MSQMKSAKDLVDYLKHFRADNIVNDAEFIRKRLVPDAGTWSILGQSYGGFCAVTYLSFAPQGLKQVLLTGGIPPVGSNCTADAVYRACFPRIIHQNEKYYKRFPQDIEIVREVVNHLADSEGGGVPLPSGGILTPRGLQTLGLSGLGSSTGFERLHYMFERVWDPVIAPGAEKKISYYFLNAFEKWLSFDTNPLYALLHEAIYCQGASSQWSADRIRAENESKFDAIKAVKDGHPVLFTGEMIFPWMFEEISALRHLKDAAHLLAEEEDWPPLYDITSLNNNKVPVAAAVYYEDMYVNFKVAMDTASQIAGIRLWITNEYMHSGLRDAGGQVFDHLMGMLSGKKPLF, from the exons ATGTCTCAGATGAAGTCTGCCAAGGATTTAGTTGATTACCTAAAACATTTTAGAGCTGACAATATAGTAAATGACGCGGAATTCATTCGGAAGCGGCTTGTTCCTGATGCTGGAACATGGTCAATTTTGGGCCAG AGCTATGGTGGCTTTTGTGCTGTTACTTATTTGAGTTTTGCACCACAAGGCCTCAAACAAGTACTTCTGACTGGTGGAATCCCTCCAGTTGGAAGCAATTGTACAGCAGATGCTGTGTATAGAGCATGCTTTCCGCGGATTATTCACCAGAATGAAAAGTATTACAAGAGGTTTCCTCAGGATATTGAAATAGTACGTGAAGTTGTAAACCACTTGGCAGATTCTGAAGGAGGCGGG GTACCTCTTCCATCTGGTGGCATCTTAACTCCAAGGGGGCTCCAAACCCTAGGTCTTTCTGGTTTAGGATCTAGTACTGGTTTTGAGCGCTTGCATTATAT GTTTGAGAGGGTCTGGGATCCTGTAATAGCTCCAGGAGCAGAAAAGAAAATCAGTTATTACTTCTTGAATGCG TTTGAGAAGTGGTTGAGTTTCGATACAAATCCACTCTATGCCCTTCTACATGAGGCCATATACTGTCag GGTGCTTCTTCACAATGGTCTGCTGACAGAATAAGGGCTGAAAATGAGAGCAAATTTGATGCAATTAAAGCTGTAAAGGATGGCCACCCTGTACTTTTCACTGGAGAG ATGATATTCCCATGGATGTTTGAGGAGATTAGTGCTTTGCGCCATTTGAAAGATGCCGCTCATTTATTGGCGGAGGAGGAGGATTGGCCTCCACTTTATGACATCACTTCACTAAACAATAATAAG GTACCGGTTGCAGCGGCTGTATATTATGAGGATATGTACGTAAACTTCAAGGTGGCCATGGATACAGCTTCTCAGATAGCTGGGATTAGACTGTGGATAACCAATGAATACATGCATTCTGGGCTGAGAGATGCTGGAGGTCAAGTTTTTGATCATTTGATGGGAATGCTAAGTGGAAAGAAGCCTTTGTTTTGA